One genomic region from Carcharodon carcharias isolate sCarCar2 chromosome 24, sCarCar2.pri, whole genome shotgun sequence encodes:
- the LOC121269404 gene encoding SWI/SNF-related matrix-associated actin-dependent regulator of chromatin subfamily B member 1-A-like, protein MSERDNSPEKFALKLCSELGLGGEFVTTIAYSIRGQLSWHQRTYAFSENPLPIVESALRNTTDADQWCPLLETLTDAEMEKKIRDQDRNTRRMRRLANTAPSW, encoded by the exons ATGTCGGAGAGGGACAACTCACCTGAGAAGTTTGCGCTGAAGCTGTGCTCGGAGCTGGGCCTGGGCGGGGAGTTTGTTACCACCATCGCCTACAGCATCCGGGGGCAGCTGAGCTGGCATCAGAGAACGTACGCGTTCAG TGAGAACCCACTGCCAATCGTAGAGAGCGCACTCCGAAACACCACCGACGCAGACCAGTGGTGCCCACTTTTGGAGACGCTGACCGACGCAGAGATGGAGAAAAAGATTCGTGATCAGGACAGAAACACCAG ACGGATGCGACGGCTTGCCAACACCGCTCCCAGCTGGTAA